From Candidatus Doudnabacteria bacterium, a single genomic window includes:
- the infC gene encoding translation initiation factor IF-3 codes for MVFYYTPKQHLRQALDQDPYFLYYSFDLDIKNKTIALRTRINNQIRAPEVRVIDDQGKMVGIMKIEEALSLAREREVDLVEISPQARPPVVKLLNYDKYRYQQEKAAQEAKKKVKKVTMKGIRLSVRIGEHDLNFKSKQTGEFLTEGNKVKVDVVMRGREQAHPELAFDLIKKFQTLVTIPFTKEAGPTRMGNMVSIIIGPQAKN; via the coding sequence ATTGTATTTTATTATACGCCCAAACAACACTTAAGACAAGCACTTGACCAAGACCCCTATTTCCTCTATTATTCCTTTGATTTAGACATTAAAAATAAAACGATAGCACTTAGAACCCGCATCAACAACCAAATACGCGCGCCGGAGGTCCGGGTCATCGACGACCAGGGCAAAATGGTCGGGATCATGAAGATCGAAGAAGCCTTGTCCTTGGCCCGCGAGCGCGAAGTCGACCTGGTCGAGATCTCGCCGCAAGCCCGCCCGCCGGTCGTCAAACTTCTTAACTACGACAAATACCGCTACCAGCAGGAAAAAGCCGCTCAGGAAGCCAAGAAAAAAGTTAAGAAAGTGACCATGAAAGGCATTCGTCTTTCGGTCCGCATCGGCGAACATGACCTTAATTTCAAATCCAAGCAGACCGGCGAATTTCTCACGGAAGGAAATAAAGTCAAGGTTGATGTGGTCATGCGCGGCCGCGAGCAGGCACACCCGGAACTGGCTTTTGACCTTATAAAAAAATTCCAAACTTTAGTTACTATCCCCTTTACCAAAGAAGCAGGCCCGACAAGAATGGGCAACATGGTTTCTATCATCATCGGACCCCAAGCCAAGAATTAA
- the rplT gene encoding 50S ribosomal protein L20, whose amino-acid sequence MTRIKRGVAAHKRRKYVLARTKGFTNRRRTNAIAAKEALLHADSYAYGHRRLRKRDMKKLWTIRINAASREQGLTYSKLQALLHQNKVGLNRKMLAELAVRNPKAFEKIVASMK is encoded by the coding sequence ATGACAAGAATAAAGAGAGGCGTTGCCGCCCACAAACGAAGAAAATACGTTTTAGCCAGAACAAAAGGCTTCACCAATCGCCGGCGCACCAATGCGATCGCGGCCAAGGAAGCTTTGCTTCATGCGGATTCATATGCATACGGTCACCGCAGGCTGCGCAAGCGCGACATGAAAAAGCTCTGGACCATCCGCATCAACGCCGCATCGCGCGAACAAGGTCTGACCTACAGCAAGCTCCAGGCACTGCTTCATCAAAACAAGGTTGGCCTAAACCGCAAGATGCTGGCCGAACTGGCAGTGCGAAATCCTAAAGCGTTTGAAAAGATTGTTGCTTCAATGAAATAA
- the smpB gene encoding SsrA-binding protein SmpB, whose amino-acid sequence MSTLAQNRKAFHDYSIEETVEAGLVLAGHEVKSAKTGQASLAGAYVTIRAGEGFLRNAYIGKYKQASNLEGHDESRERKLLLHKKEIERLQTKSKEKGLTLIPLELYTKKGLIKLKIGLAKGKKQFDKRESIKKKELKRNLDRTVRTRV is encoded by the coding sequence ATGTCGACTTTGGCCCAAAATAGAAAAGCATTCCATGATTACTCTATAGAAGAGACAGTAGAGGCCGGCTTAGTATTGGCCGGTCATGAAGTGAAAAGCGCCAAGACCGGCCAGGCTTCCCTAGCCGGTGCTTACGTCACCATTCGGGCCGGGGAAGGTTTCTTACGCAATGCTTACATCGGCAAATACAAACAAGCCTCCAACCTGGAAGGCCATGATGAATCAAGGGAGCGCAAACTGCTGCTGCATAAAAAAGAAATTGAACGATTGCAGACTAAGAGCAAAGAAAAAGGCCTGACTTTAATACCTCTGGAACTCTACACAAAAAAAGGATTGATCAAACTCAAAATTGGCTTAGCAAAAGGCAAAAAACAATTCGATAAACGCGAATCCATCAAGAAAAAAGAACTGAAACGAAACCTGGACCGGACTGTAAGAACTCGAGTATAA
- a CDS encoding bL35 family ribosomal protein gives MPKQKTNKRVAKTFWKTGSGKLMSRKSGQAHFNSRESGSTTKNKRRDLTVHKTNQKIALLMRG, from the coding sequence ATGCCTAAACAGAAAACGAACAAGCGTGTTGCCAAAACTTTCTGGAAGACCGGCTCCGGCAAGCTCATGAGCCGCAAATCCGGCCAGGCGCATTTTAATTCCCGTGAATCAGGCAGCACTACGAAAAACAAGCGACGGGACCTGACAGTGCATAAGACGAACCAAAAAATAGCATTATTAATGAGAGGTTAG
- the argS gene encoding arginine--tRNA ligase: MLMRENIEKLVLKAIADLGITASEQSIVKIAVTYPDPKLGDYASNAALILAKEAKIKPLDLANKIVEKLDKSQFEKVEAAAPGFINFKLNTEQLLPPATYDLKPKTTGKILLEYFQPNIAKPLHMGLLRNVIIGDAIKRMLKFLGYKVESDTHMGDWGTQFGFLILAKKKFGEVNEKLYAELNADETQKEAAKQEFVNLEKGDKENRKIWQEIVDSSLKEFLKINDQMDILPFDHHWPESFYQDKMSDILEKLKTKKLLKESQGAQIVNLETQGLGIAVIVKSDTGTTYLLRDLATFIYRKEKFSKQLYVVDNRQSHVFKQLFAILKLLDEIKEAEAVHIDYGFISFKGEVLSTRKGNMILAEDVITQAEEKVAKIIAEKNPDLKNKEHVIKAVTKSALKYFDLKHNRHSDIEFDWDEVLDFEGDSGPYLQYAYARLNSILKKAGSEGEFSDIKFSDTEREILFKSSILAEVVEDAAKDYLPNILANYLFNFATLLNKFYHESPVTQEKDEDIRNFRLALIAKAKGTLGRGLDLLGIEALDEM; this comes from the coding sequence ATGTTAATGAGAGAAAATATAGAAAAACTCGTATTGAAAGCCATTGCTGATTTGGGAATAACAGCTTCAGAGCAATCGATAGTAAAAATTGCCGTTACATACCCAGACCCTAAACTTGGAGACTATGCTTCCAACGCCGCTTTGATCTTGGCCAAGGAAGCAAAAATAAAGCCTTTGGATTTGGCAAACAAGATAGTAGAAAAATTAGACAAAAGCCAGTTTGAAAAAGTGGAGGCAGCGGCTCCCGGGTTTATCAATTTTAAACTTAATACCGAGCAGTTGCTACCACCGGCAACCTATGATCTAAAACCTAAGACCACGGGTAAAATATTGCTTGAGTATTTTCAGCCGAATATTGCCAAACCTTTGCATATGGGGTTATTAAGAAATGTTATTATTGGCGATGCAATCAAAAGAATGCTTAAATTTTTGGGTTATAAGGTTGAATCCGACACCCATATGGGAGATTGGGGGACGCAGTTTGGATTTTTGATCTTAGCTAAAAAAAAGTTTGGCGAAGTCAATGAGAAGCTGTATGCAGAACTCAATGCGGATGAAACTCAAAAAGAAGCTGCGAAACAAGAATTTGTAAATCTGGAAAAAGGAGACAAAGAAAACCGTAAGATCTGGCAAGAGATTGTGGATTCAAGCTTGAAAGAATTTTTGAAAATCAATGATCAGATGGATATTTTACCGTTTGACCACCATTGGCCTGAAAGTTTTTATCAAGATAAAATGTCTGATATTCTTGAAAAATTAAAAACAAAAAAGCTTCTTAAAGAATCTCAAGGTGCACAGATTGTGAACCTTGAAACTCAAGGTTTGGGTATAGCGGTGATTGTTAAATCGGATACGGGTACGACCTATCTTTTGCGCGACCTGGCAACATTTATTTATAGAAAAGAAAAATTTTCGAAACAACTTTATGTCGTTGACAATAGACAATCACACGTGTTCAAGCAATTGTTTGCAATTCTTAAACTATTGGACGAAATTAAAGAAGCTGAAGCTGTACATATTGATTATGGATTCATTAGTTTCAAAGGGGAAGTGCTCTCAACTCGCAAAGGCAATATGATTCTGGCGGAAGATGTGATTACGCAAGCCGAAGAGAAGGTTGCAAAAATTATCGCTGAAAAAAATCCCGATCTGAAAAATAAGGAACATGTCATCAAAGCCGTAACCAAAAGCGCGCTGAAATATTTTGACCTCAAGCACAACCGGCACAGCGATATTGAATTTGATTGGGATGAAGTTCTGGATTTTGAAGGGGACTCCGGGCCCTATTTACAATACGCTTATGCCCGCTTGAATAGTATCCTTAAGAAAGCCGGATCTGAAGGCGAATTTTCTGATATCAAATTTTCAGATACAGAACGCGAAATACTTTTCAAATCTTCGATCTTGGCCGAAGTTGTTGAGGATGCGGCTAAAGATTATCTGCCGAACATTTTGGCCAATTATTTATTTAATTTTGCCACACTTTTGAACAAGTTTTACCATGAAAGCCCGGTTACCCAAGAAAAAGATGAGGACATTCGCAATTTCCGCTTGGCTTTGATCGCCAAAGCCAAGGGAACTTTGGGCCGGGGATTGGATCTGCTCGGGATCGAGGCGCTGGACGAGATGTAA